The genomic window TGTTCAGATTATTTGATCTtgtgctattccagctgaaatctatacaccccctattgaagacatgacctgaatcttccacacagggagtgtgaatttcaaatgggattaccaaaatgggagactccatttgaaagttagggtatgtcttccataggcttgtatggattttaactggaattgtgTCTGTAAGAATCAGCAAGTATGAATCACACATGTATGCAATGTTAGGCCTGTAATATACATGTATCCGCTACTTTTCTTCTTGGTTTTGGTATATTTTTACCTGTACTTTGATATCGCTATATAAATGGTTTAAATTGCATTGGTTTGTTCCAGTCttacaaaaaatcaaacaaaGGAAAAATGTGATGTCCTTTGGAAATCAATCTTTGTTTAAATTGAATGAGAAAAGCAATGCAGGACATTGACTGTCAACTACATTTGTATGCATCTTGCAACAGTGATCTCACATACATCTCGAAACAGTGATCTCGCATGTTAGCGCCATATATAGAGTTTGCACATGATAACTTCACACCCGGTCCCTATAATGATTCATAGGTCTGCTTAGAAGGTCTATATTCTATTTTGATCTCTTAAAGgagcaaaataaacaaattgaatgaatgaaagacagaaataaaaaaaaagataaaaaaatattacctCTAATATCTTGTCCCCAATTTGCAGTCCAGCTTGAGCTGCAGGTCCTTCTggtgttaccttggtaacaaatATGCCCTGAAATGAATGGCACATAAAAATGTGAACTTATGTTAAGTCAAATAAATGAAATGGTTTATTGTGTACCTTACACTTTTCAGCAATTCTGCTGTAACTAAAAGCAAGGCCCACAAGACTCTGATTCAAATTCTTTCAGCACCTTTGGGCTGATGCAGTTTCTTAGCTAGCCGCCCATCTGCCCGTCATTTTAGATGGGGGAGTTTGCTCCTGAGATAGGCAAAATGAAAGCCTTGGACAGAAGCTATGTTTATAATTGTAGTTGTTAATAAAGGCTATTGACCATTTTGTGTATTACATTGTCAACAACGAATGCCAAACACTACATGCGCACAACGTTGTAACACTAAAGCTTAACGATCTGATGTTTTGTGAGTTTGGGCTATCTCTGATCAATCCAAGCGGTAATCTAATTTGGCTCCCATTGTTTACAATTCAATATGATGGGATTTGAGTCTGGACTTTTAGTGTTTATAAACTGACCTGGTCATTTGGTAAGAATGGATTCTGTCTGGCATCTTGGTCAATACCACCTGCAATACTAAATCCAAGCCCTGATGGGTTAGTTGGTGATGGACGC from Amphiura filiformis chromosome 5, Afil_fr2py, whole genome shotgun sequence includes these protein-coding regions:
- the LOC140153566 gene encoding tax1-binding protein 3-like, whose protein sequence is MAYDQDRIPCIEIAVVRRPSPTNPSGLGFSIAGGIDQDARQNPFLPNDQGIFVTKVTPEGPAAQAGLQIGDKILEANGFDVTMATHSHAVKIITKDKELVRLKVTRAGFKFGH